A window from Culex pipiens pallens isolate TS chromosome 3, TS_CPP_V2, whole genome shotgun sequence encodes these proteins:
- the LOC128093275 gene encoding uncharacterized protein LOC128093275, producing MSFCFIRYATGHFGIPQAGRFRMEASTRDSSVTRWSCFRPQSGQSWRSWPLIREGWSTFPGWKVKCLNGEFPILEAHPEHGVDEALGTEFDFEHVILLRE from the exons ATGAG CTTCTGCTTcatacggtacgccaccggtcacttcgGAATACCCCAGGCTGGACGGTTCCGGATGGAGGCTTCGACGCGCGACAGCAGTGTAACACGATGGTCATGTTTCCGGCCTCAATCAGGACagtcttggaggagttggccattgattcgggaagggtggtcgacgtttcccggctggaaagtaaagtgcctgaacggggagttcccgatcctggaagcgcatccggaacatggagttgatgaggccctcggaacggagttcgattttgagcacgtaatcctacttcgagaatga
- the LOC128093274 gene encoding AT-rich interactive domain-containing protein 2-like: MGGRNVDSHRLYWVVVARDWWLKVNSGEDWSEIIEEMALPKRCVNNEIELKKINFRFLDKYAKVYFHDGPPTKRRTTKSYIIGGGQRRCCTRCRRFTAPQLPAHKHSRRDGAASAE; encoded by the exons atgggaggtaggaatgtggattcgcaccggttgtattgggtggtggtggcccgggattggtgGTTGAAGGTCAATTCGGGTGAGGACTGGAgcgagatcatcgaggagatggcgctgccgaagcgttgcgtgaacaacgagattgagttgaagaagattaacttccggtttttggacaagtacgcgaaagtttattttcacgatGGGCCCccgacgaagaggaggacgacgaaaagctacataatcggaggtggtcagcgcagatgttgcactcggtgccggcggtttacagcaccg caacttcccgcccacaaacactcacgtcgcgacggcgcagcttcagccgaatga